The stretch of DNA CATTCGTGCGGGCCATATTCCCATGCTCTCGTGGAATCAGATTCCGGTCGAGATCACCCTCCTGAATCATCTTCCGCCACCGCCGGAACGTCCACTCAGTCACCGGCTGAGAGGCAAGCCATTCCTTCCTCGTCCCGTACGGCTGCACGTAATACTCATGCACCAATTCCCGAATCTCATCACGGCTAATACCTCGCGGACCAACAGTCACGGCTGCTCCTGCTCCCTTCAATCAATGACTGACTCACAACCAGCCTGACGCAGAGGGACGCGACGAAAAGTGATGGAGGGTTGGAGCAGCGGGCGGACGGCGGGGGAGGGCCGCGCCGCTGGACCCTCCCCATAGCTGCTGGACCCTCCCCATACTTGTCAGTGCTGAATGCCCGCCCGTGCGTCTAAACGGCTAGACAGAGGCGGACACCACAGGCCTGCGCACCGGTTCCTCCGTCAGTTTGCCCTGCTGCAGGCGGAAGCGGCGGTCCGTTTTGTTGGCGAGAGCGCGGTCGTGCGTGACAACGAGGATGGTGGTGTTGTGGTCCCGGCTGAGCGAGCTGAGGAGTTCGATGATGTGGTCGCCGGTTTGCTCGTCAAGGTTTCCGGTGGGCTCATCGGCGAGGATCAGTTTGGGCTCGTTGGCGAGGGCGCGGGCGATCGCCACCCGCTGCTGCTCACCGCCGGAAAGCCTGTTGATGCGCCGGTCATGCTTCTGGGGATCCAGCTGCGCCAGCAGGTCCTTCGCGCGCTGCAGCCGGGCGGCCTTGCGCATCCCCGCGAACTCCATGGGCAGCATCACGTTGTCCACTGCGGAGAGGTTGGGGATCAGGTTGAACTGCTGGAAGACAAAGCCGATGTCCCGCCTGCGGTACTCCGTGAGCTTCGAGTCGGGCATGCTGGCCAGGCTCACGCCGTTGACGAGGACGTCCCCGCTGGTCGGTTTGTCCAGCGCACCCAGGAGGGACAACAGGGTGCTCTTTCCACTGTCGCTCTTACCGACGATGGAGGCGAGGGTTCCCTGCTCGAGCTCGAAGCTGACGTCCTTGACCGGTTTGATGGTGCGGTCACCGGAGTTGAAGGTGCGGACCAGGTTCATGACTTCAATCATGGTTATTCTCCTCGCAGGACTTCGATGGGACGGATGCGTGCCGTGAGCAGCGCCGGGACGAGCGCGCCGATGATGGCCACGCCAAAGACAGCTCCGATGCCCGCCGCGATCACGCCGGGGGATGCACTGGCGGTGACGGAGGTCATCAGCTGGGCTGCCTCGCCGAACGGTCCTCCCTGGCCACCGGGGAAACCTGCTCCGCCTGGCAGGCCGGCACCTCCAGCAGCCCCAGCCATGGCGGCCGCGCGGCCAGTGGTGGGGGCCGTCGTCGTGCTGGTGCTGTTGGTACTGATCAATGCGGAGGCGATGCCGCCGCTGGCGAAGGAGGCGATGGCGGCGCCGGAAGCACTGCCCAGAGCTGCAAGGACCAGGGCTTCCAGGACGAACTGCAGGCCGATAGTGCGGTTGGGTGCGCCGATGGCTTTCAGTACACCGATTTCCCTGCGGCGCTCGCAGCCCTGCGCACGGGCCGGCATGATCAGCAGGATGATCATGCCGGCCCGTGCGCAGGCCTGCGATAAAGGGCGATAAGGAGATGTTCTTGACGCTGCCGAGGGAACTGACTGCGGTCTCGAGGTTCTGCCCCTGGGTGACGTCGGCGGTATCGGTGCCGAGGGCGGACTGCAGTTCAGCCCTGGCGGATTCGACGTTTTCCAGTGAGTCCACGCTGATGATCATGCTGGCGGGCTCGCCGGGGAGTCCTGCGAGTGCTTGGGCAGTGGGGAGCGTGACGTAGACGGCGTTGTTGCCGAAGGTGGTGCCGGCGTCGAACAGGCCTGCGACTGTGTAGGTCTGGTCGTTGATGGTGCAGGTTGATCCCACAGTGAGGCCGTTCTTTTCGGCCAGCGTGGTCCCCAGCTGGGCGTTGGCTGATTCAGCGGTGTAGTCGCCCAGCCCCGCGCCTTCAGTGATGGCCAACGCCTTGCCCGTGGTGTCCACTTCGGCTCCCACCCCCGTGGCAGTGACTGGCAGTGAGCGGACGGGCTGCTGCGTGGTGGTTCCCGTGGTGCCGTTGGCCGCCTGCCCGGCCGCTTCCGCTGCGTTGCGCAGGCGAAATGACTGGGTCCCGACGACGGCACTGACGTTGAGGACGGCGGCAGCGGTAGCTGCCTGCGCGGTGGTCAGCGGCTCGCCACCACCTTCAAAGCCCTGCCCGCCGGCGGGGTTTACGGTCAGGACCGTGCAGACGGAGGCGTTGAGCTCCTGGACAGGGCCAGGCCGATGGCGACCGCCAGCACCGCAACGACAGCGGCGGTGTGGACCTTATTTCTGAAGGCGTTGCTTACGCTCCGGGCAAGGACGCTCACGAACTCCTATGGTTCAGGTACCGGCGCGGGGGCCGGCTTCGGCTCCGCTCAGATGCCGCATCCTGCCGGGAACCGGCCGGAGCTGTGCTTGGGCTGTGAAGTGCTTGCCATCCTGACATCCGGCCACTGCAAGTACCCTGGCCATGGCGATCACGGAAGACGTCCTGCGTCTCCAGCCCTGAAAAAGCCCGGCCCCCCAAAAAGGGACCGGGCTTTTTTCAGTGCAAGGCTCTTACTTGGTGATGGGGCCGAGGACCGGATCGTCCGTGTAGGCGGTCTTCACGTTCTTGGAGGTGACGATGGTAGGCGGCAACAGGTAGGCGGGAACGCGCTTGAACTCGTTCTTGTAGTTGCGGTTGTCGTTGATTTCCAGCGCAGTGCCCTGCTGCAGGTCCTTGATCATGGTGATGGTGTGTTCGACGATCTTGCGGGTGTCCTTGTTGATCGTGGAGTACTGCTCGCCGGCCAAGATGGACTTGACGGATTCAACTTCGGAGTCCTGGCCGGTGACAACAGGTAGCGGTTTGCCGGCGCTCTTGACTGAGGTGATCACGGCAAGGGCCAACTTGTCGTTCGGGGACAATACTCCGTCCAGTTCAGCGGAGGAGTAGCTGCCCGAGAGCAGGGAGTCCATCCGTTTCTGGGCGTTTTCCGGCTTCCAGTCCTGTGTGACAGCCTTCTGGAAGTCAGCCTGCCCCGAGACAACCTTCAGGGTTCCGTCAGCGATCTTCGGCTGCAGGACACTCATGGCCCCGTCGAAGAACACCTTGGAGTTGGCGTCATCCGGGGAGCCCGCGAAGAGCTCGATGTTGTAGGGGCCGGCTTTCTTGGCCGCCATGCCTTCCAGCAGCGCCTGGCCCTGGAGTTCACCAACCTTGAAGTTGTCATAGGCAACGTAATAGTCGATGGCCTTGGTATTGGTCAGCATCCGGTCGTAGGCAATGATGACTGCGCCGGCGTCCTTAGCCTGCTGCAACTGGGTGCCTAGCTGGGCGCCATCCACAGCGCCGACCACAATCACCTTGGCCCCGGAGGTGATCATTGTGGAGATCTGGTTTTGCTGATCCGGAACGCCGTTGTTGGCGAACTGGACGTTTGGCTTGAACCCGGCCGCGGTGAGGCCATCGTTGAACAGGTTCTCGGCAAGGGTCCAGTTCTCGCTGGTCTTCTTTGGCAGGGCCACGCCGATCACGGAGTCCTGCGGGAAACCGGCGAGTGCGCTGCCGGCCTTGGCAGCTTCGGCGTCGACGTCGGACCGGCCGCACCCTGTCAGGGAGAGCGTGGCCACTGCCGCGAGGACGGTCAGGCTTTTTGCGATTTTACGCATATGAATATTCTTTCTGGTCCAAAGGCGACCGGCTTGACCGGCCGCCGTCGCGGTCTATTTAGGTGACTCTGCTGGTTCGGCGGGAGTGATGATCTCTGAGGTCTTGACAGTCTCCTTTTGCGCGGTGGCTGGCTGGTTCGAACGCAGTCCGTTCGTCAGCATCCCGATGATGGACCGCCGGCCCTGGCTCTTGTTATAGACATCGATGGCCACAGCGATCAGGAGCACCAGACCCTTGATGATGGATTGCATGTCGGAGCCGACGCTGAGCAGCTGCAGGCCGTTGTTGAGCACGGCCATGACCAGGCCGCCGACGATCGAGCCGATGACCGTTCCAACGCCGCCGCTCACTGCCGCGCCGCCGATGAAGACTGCTGCAATGGCATCCAGTTCCCAACCGACGCCGTCCGCGGGGCCGGAGCTGGTTGAACGTGCAACGAACATCATGCCGGCCAGTGCGGCAAGGATGGACATGTTCATCATGACCAGGAAGTTGACTTTCTTCGACTGCACACCGGACAACTCAGCGGCATGCCGGTTGCCACCCACGGCATAGACGTGGCGGCCGAGGACTGTCTTGCTGGTGATGAAGACGTAGACGGCAACCAGGCCCACCAGGATCAGGCCCGAGACAGGGAACGAGGTTCCGTAGCGTCCTGTTGAGAAGAGCCAGGTGACGTACAGGACTGCGCCGGCCAGCAGCACGAGCCGGGTCACCGGGATCCACAGGGGATCAGGAGTGGCGCCGGTACGGGCTTCGATGCGGCGGCTGCGGAACTCCAGGAACACCACGACGGCGATCAGCAGGAAGCCGAGGATTACAGTAGGGGCGTTATAGCGGGCGAAGTCGCCGATCTCCGGCAGGAAGCCTGCGCCCATGACACGGAATTCATCGGGTACGGGAACCGTCAGGGACTTTCCGACGAACTGGTTGGCACCGCGGAAAAGCAGCATTCCGGCCAACGTGACAATGAAGGCCGGAATGCCCACGTATGCCACCCAGAAGCCTTGCCACGCCCCAATGGCGGCACCCAGCACCAAGCCCAGGAGGATGCCGAGATACCAGGGGATGCCCCAGTCGCGCATGGCTATGGCCACCACGATGCCCACCGCGGCCGCAACGGAGCCAACGGAAAGGTCGATGTGGCCCGCAATGATGACAAGGACCATGCCGATGGCCAGGACAAGGATGTAGGAGTTTCCGTTGAACAGGTTGATCATGTTCGTCGGTGTCAGGACTTTTCCGCCGGTGAATATTTGGAAGAACAGCACCAGCGCCACGAGGGCAATGATCATGCCGAACTGGCGGGTGTCACCGCCGAAAATTCTCTTTAATGCATTCATAATTGTTCCGTTCTCGGCTTAGGCGTTTTGTGCAGTGGGGGCGGCGTTGGCACCCGCACGCGGGTCTGAAGTCATGAGGCGCATCAGGCTTTCCTGGGTGGCCTGTTCCTTGTCGAGGACGCCCGTGATGGAACCTTCAAAGATGGTGTAGATCCGGTCCGAGAGGCCTAGCAGCTCGGGAAGTTCCGACGAGATGACGATGACGCCCTTACCCTGGGCGGCCAGTTGCTGGATGATGCCATAGATCTCGTATTTGGCGCCCACATCGATGCCTCGCGTGGGTTCGTCGAGAATGAGGAGTTCAGGGTCGGTGAACATCCACTTGGCCAGCACAACTTTCTGCTGGTTTCCGCCCGAGAGCTTGGCCACTCCTTCGTTCACGGTTGGCGCTTTGGTGCGCAGGCTCTTGCGGTATCCCTCGGCCACCGTAAACTCCCGCCGCTTGTCCACGACGAGTCCCTTGGTGATGGCCTTGAGGTTCGCCGCGACCGTGGTGGTCTTGATGTCGTCCAGCAGGTTCAGTCCGAGGCTTTTGCGGTCTTCAGTGACGTAGGCGAGCCCCGCTTTGATTGCCTGCGGCACGTTCCGGATGTGGAGTTCCTTGCCGTCCATGAAGATCTGTCCGGAGATGAAGTTTCCGTAGGAACGGCCAAAAATGGAACGGACAAGTTCCGTGCGGCCTGCGCCCATGAGCCCGGCGAATCCGACAATCTCGCCGCGGCGCACTGTAAAAGCGGAATTTTTGCACACCAGTCGGTCGGGGACCTGCGGGTGGCCGACGGTCCAGTTGCGGACTTCGAAGAACACCTCGCCAATCTGGGGGGTGTGCTCCGGGAAGCGCGATTCGAGCGAGCGGCCCACCATTCCCTTGATGATGCGGTCCTCGTCAACGCCGTCCGCCACGATGTTGAGGGTTTCGACCGATTTTCCGTCGCGGATGATGGTGATCTCGTCGGCGATCTGTTCGATTTCGTTGAGCTTGTGGGAAATGATGATCGAGGTGATGCCTTTGGCCTTGAGCCCGAGCATCAGGTCCAGCAGGTGCTGGGAGTCGGATTCATTCAGGGCAGCAGTGGGCTCGTCCAGGATGAGCAGCTTTACGGACTTGTTCAGGGCCTTCGCGATTTCAACCAGCTGCTGCTTGCCCACGCCGATTTCCTTGACAGGGGTGTCCGGTTCTTCCCGCAGGCCCACACGGGCCAGAAGCTCAATGGTCCGTTTGCGTGCTTCTCCCCAGTTGATCACTCCGCGCTTCGCAGGCTCGTTGCCCAGGAAGATGTTCTCCATGATGGACAGTTCGGGGATCAGGGCGAGTTCCTGGTGGATGATCACAATGCCGGCATGTTCGCTGGCCCGGATGTCCCGGAACTGCTGGACCTGGCCCTGATAGACGATGTCGCCGTCGTAGCTGCCGTACGGGTACACGCCGGAGAGGACCTTCATGAGGGTGGACTTGCCGGCCCCGTTCTCACCGCAGATTGCGTGGATTTCACCGGCCTTCACCCGCAGGCTCACGTCCGACAAGGCTTTGACGCCAGGGAATTCCTTGGTGATGGACCGCATCTCGAGGATGATCGGTTCCGTTTGCGTGGTCTGGGACGTCATGAACCCTAACCCTCCAATGCAATGACTTCTTTGTCCGGCCGGCAAAGCGCAGGGCCGTCTGATCCAAAAGTAAACTGGATCACCTCTGTTGTCGTCAAGTCTTTAACGCAATCGCGGGATAACGAAATGGTCTAGGTCTTCCGGATTCCCGCGTGCTGGAACACCAGGGCGGCTGCTCCGAGGGCTTCCGCGCGGTCGCCGAGGGAGGACATGGTCAAGGTTGTGCTCTCGCCAATCACCGGCACGGCATGCCTGACCAGTCCCCTCCTGATGGGGTCCAGGAGGAGGTCGCCAAGACCTGCCAGTGGCC from Pseudarthrobacter siccitolerans encodes:
- a CDS encoding ABC transporter ATP-binding protein, yielding MIEVMNLVRTFNSGDRTIKPVKDVSFELEQGTLASIVGKSDSGKSTLLSLLGALDKPTSGDVLVNGVSLASMPDSKLTEYRRRDIGFVFQQFNLIPNLSAVDNVMLPMEFAGMRKAARLQRAKDLLAQLDPQKHDRRINRLSGGEQQRVAIARALANEPKLILADEPTGNLDEQTGDHIIELLSSLSRDHNTTILVVTHDRALANKTDRRFRLQQGKLTEEPVRRPVVSASV
- a CDS encoding substrate-binding domain-containing protein → MRKIAKSLTVLAAVATLSLTGCGRSDVDAEAAKAGSALAGFPQDSVIGVALPKKTSENWTLAENLFNDGLTAAGFKPNVQFANNGVPDQQNQISTMITSGAKVIVVGAVDGAQLGTQLQQAKDAGAVIIAYDRMLTNTKAIDYYVAYDNFKVGELQGQALLEGMAAKKAGPYNIELFAGSPDDANSKVFFDGAMSVLQPKIADGTLKVVSGQADFQKAVTQDWKPENAQKRMDSLLSGSYSSAELDGVLSPNDKLALAVITSVKSAGKPLPVVTGQDSEVESVKSILAGEQYSTINKDTRKIVEHTITMIKDLQQGTALEINDNRNYKNEFKRVPAYLLPPTIVTSKNVKTAYTDDPVLGPITK
- the mmsB gene encoding multiple monosaccharide ABC transporter permease, translated to MNALKRIFGGDTRQFGMIIALVALVLFFQIFTGGKVLTPTNMINLFNGNSYILVLAIGMVLVIIAGHIDLSVGSVAAAVGIVVAIAMRDWGIPWYLGILLGLVLGAAIGAWQGFWVAYVGIPAFIVTLAGMLLFRGANQFVGKSLTVPVPDEFRVMGAGFLPEIGDFARYNAPTVILGFLLIAVVVFLEFRSRRIEARTGATPDPLWIPVTRLVLLAGAVLYVTWLFSTGRYGTSFPVSGLILVGLVAVYVFITSKTVLGRHVYAVGGNRHAAELSGVQSKKVNFLVMMNMSILAALAGMMFVARSTSSGPADGVGWELDAIAAVFIGGAAVSGGVGTVIGSIVGGLVMAVLNNGLQLLSVGSDMQSIIKGLVLLIAVAIDVYNKSQGRRSIIGMLTNGLRSNQPATAQKETVKTSEIITPAEPAESPK
- the mmsA gene encoding multiple monosaccharide ABC transporter ATP-binding protein, which translates into the protein MTSQTTQTEPIILEMRSITKEFPGVKALSDVSLRVKAGEIHAICGENGAGKSTLMKVLSGVYPYGSYDGDIVYQGQVQQFRDIRASEHAGIVIIHQELALIPELSIMENIFLGNEPAKRGVINWGEARKRTIELLARVGLREEPDTPVKEIGVGKQQLVEIAKALNKSVKLLILDEPTAALNESDSQHLLDLMLGLKAKGITSIIISHKLNEIEQIADEITIIRDGKSVETLNIVADGVDEDRIIKGMVGRSLESRFPEHTPQIGEVFFEVRNWTVGHPQVPDRLVCKNSAFTVRRGEIVGFAGLMGAGRTELVRSIFGRSYGNFISGQIFMDGKELHIRNVPQAIKAGLAYVTEDRKSLGLNLLDDIKTTTVAANLKAITKGLVVDKRREFTVAEGYRKSLRTKAPTVNEGVAKLSGGNQQKVVLAKWMFTDPELLILDEPTRGIDVGAKYEIYGIIQQLAAQGKGVIVISSELPELLGLSDRIYTIFEGSITGVLDKEQATQESLMRLMTSDPRAGANAAPTAQNA